The Chitiniphilus purpureus sequence GGCAACGGGTCCTCGTCATCGCTGGCATGCGCATGGACGCGCAGTTGCGTGCCATGCGGCAGGCAGGCATCGAGCAGCACCCGCCCCCACACCGTCTGCTCGCGGCCGCTGTCGAGCCGGAACAGCACCACCCGGCCGGCGGCGTCGTAACGCGGCCGTGCCGCGACAGCGTGCCGCAGGCCGGCTTCGCTCCAGTAGGCGATGCGGCCATCCGGCGCCAGCGCGATGCCCATGCCGTCGTAACCGCGCGCGGACAGCGGCTCGGACAGCGCGAGCGCAGCAAGATCGAGCCGCAGGAAGTCCTCGTTCGGCCGGCGTGCCAGCACCAGCCGCTCGCCATCGGCGCCCGGCTGCGCCAGCAGGTCCGAGGCGTGGGCGGCGATGCCGTCGGCCAGCGTGAGTCTGCGCGGCGGGTGCCAGCCGCCGGGCCGGCGCGCCAGCAGCCATAGCGCGGCCGCCATCGTGTGGGCGGCATCGAGCAGTACGCAGCGTCCGTCGGCAAGGATCGCCAGCCGCGCCGGTGCCGCCAGCGCATCGAGCGCGATCTCGACAAGGCGCACCGCGCGGGTGGCGGACAGCCGCCATAGCCGTGCCGGCGTGGCGGACAGCCCGTACAGCCAGCCACCCGACCATGCCAGGTCCACCGCGCCGGCCGGCACCGCCACGCGGCGCAGCAGCCGGCGCCGCGGCAGATCGAAGATCAGCACCGCGTCGTGCGCGGCGTCGAGCACGAACAGGTGCCCATCGTCGTCGCAGGCCAGCGCGCGTGGTGTGAAGGCGGGCAGCCAGGCGCCGGCGGGTGCGAAATCGCCGGCGGGTGGCGCCGGCGTCGCGGCGATCACATCGGCCACCGGCACCGGGCGCTGCGGGTGGAGCGGGTCATAGTCGCCCCACAGCAGCCGCTCGATGCGCCCCTCGCGCGGTACGCTGCGATACAACCGGCAGCCGGGGCCGAATGCAAGCCCCGCGCCGGCGGGATCGACGATGGGCCCGGGCTCGCCGACCGTATCGTCGCCCTGCCAGGCGAGCTGCACCACGCCGTCGACCAGGGCGGCATGCTCGAAGGCGCAGCGTAGCCAGGCCGGCGTGCCGGTGACGATGGCAAAGCGCGCCTGCGGCTCGGGCATCATCCCGCCCTCCCGTTGTCCGATGCGGTGCGGCGCGTGCCCATCAGCAGCGCTCCCGGATCACCGGCAGCGGCAGCACCACGCCGTCCGGCGGTTGCGGCGCCACCCCCTCGCCCGGCGGCGGCAATGGCAGGCCGTCCACCACGCTGATCGCCGCCAGCTCGGGCACCTCATGACGTGCCAGCGTGACAGTGCCGGGCTGCCAGTGCTCGCCGTCCCAGCCGGCCACGTCGAGCGCGTCCAGGTACTCGACGCCTTCCACCTGCAGCGCCGCCGCCTCCAGCTCCGGCCCGTGCACGCGCCGGCCCAGCGGCCAGCCCCGCCCCTCGGGGCCGTACGGTGGCAGCGGCGCAAGATATTGGCGCAGCACCAGCTCCACCCAGCGCCGCACCGCCTCGACGCCGTAGCCGGGCTTGACGTGCACCGCCACCGACACCGCGACCTTGCGGTAGACCGGCGCGATCACATACAGCTCGGTGGTGACGAGGCGGCGCGCATCAAGCCATTGGCACACCGCGCGCAGCAGCGCCGCATCGGGCTGCGGTGCGTCGGGGTGGGCCGCGTCGTGCTGCGGCCAGACCATCACACTGACCACGCCGGCCGCCTCCACCTGCGGCGCCTGAGGCCAGAAGCGCGGCAGGCATTCGGCGCGTCCGAGCTGCACGCCCGGCGTCATCGCCGCCAGTTCACGGAAATCGCCGGCGGTGACGGCGCGGTCGCGCCGACGCAGCTCGCCCGGAATGCGCGCCAGCGCCTCCTCCAGGCCCTCGGGGTCGGCGCCGCCGTGCGCCGGCAACGGGTTGGCCGCCTTCACCCCCGACAGTTCCAGCTTGTCGATCGCCCCAGCCGGCACATTGCCGGCAGCACCGCCACCATGGCGGTAGCCCCAGCAGCGGATGCGCTCGCCCCACTGCGGCAGGCGGCCGCGCAGCCCGTCGCCGAAGCGCACCAACCCGGCCTCGGCGTCCAGCACGAAATGCCGCGACTCGCGCTGGCTGCCGAAGAAGTCGTCGACCCGGGTGTAGGGCAGCCACTGCCCCGCTTCCTCCACTTCCAGCCGGATCGCGTCACTGGCGTTGTCCGGCAGCACCGGCGCGTGCGCGAGGCGGTACACCTGCCCCGGCTGCGCATTGCCTTCGCCGACGAACTGCGGTGCGGCCACACGCGCGTGCTCAGCTTCGGTGGCATTGAGCACCACCAGCTTGAATCGGCCGGGCGTGCTGCCGTCGCGGCGGAAGACACGCAGCCAGGCCACGGTCCGCGCCGCCAGTTCATCCGGCAGCGGGGGCGGGAAATCGCCGGCGCCGGCAAGGTCCGGATCGGTCTCGGGCAGGCCGATATCCTGCGCCACGCGTGGCAACTGCAGCCGCAGCACCCCCGATTGCGACAGGCCGCGCGTACTGTCGCCCAACAGTGCCAACGGCACGTACTGCGGCTGGCCATGCCTGAGCGGCCGTGCGGTCGAGACCTGCCACTGCAGCTGCGGTGCGCTCGCCTGGCCTGCCAGCCCCGCGCAGGGTGCGCTTTGCGCCAGCGGCGCCGCCGGCGCGTCGGCCTCGAAGCCAAGGTTGAGGACCGCGCCGGGCAGACGCGCCGCCTCATAGCCCGATCCGGCCAGCAGGGCCACCCACAGCATGCCGTCGACACTGGCGGTCAGGTCGAGCGGCTCACCCGGCTGCAGCAGCCGGGTCTCGAAATAGACGCGCGGCTGCTCCGCCAGCGCCGGCGGCAGCGCCAACGCGGTGCGCAATGCGAATTCATAGACTTCGGGCTCGGCATCGGCGTCGGGCGCGGCCACGCCGATGCGTGCCACCGCCTGTGCGTCCAGCGGCCAGGCGGTCAGCTCGGTCAGCGTCTGGAACGCCAATTGCCCGGCACGCGCCAGCGTCTTCTGCGGCACCGGCACGCCCTGCGGCATTTCGGTGGTGAGCGCCAGCAACGCCCGCGCCGCCTGCGCCGGCCGCAATGGCACCTGCAACAGCCGCAGGAACTCCAGGTAGGTGGCCTCGGGCACCTGGTTGAAGCGATACAGCAGGTTCTCGGCCTGGAAGGCAAACAGTTCGAGCAGCGTGATCGCCGGATCGCTCTCGTTGTGGTCGGTCCAGTCCGGGTTGTAGACCGGGATGCGTGCCTTGAGCTCCTGCGCCAGTTGCGCATAGCTGCGATCGTCGAGGATGGGGCTGGGCAGTGGCATGGCGGTGCTTTCCCTAGGCCAGGTAGAACGGATAGACGAGGTTGTCGCGGCTGCCGTCGCGCAGGTGGGTGTAGTCGATCTGCACCAGCACCAGCGATGGATCGCGCCCCGGCACCACCGCCACATCGCCCACTGCGATGCGCGGCTCCCAGCGCTTGAGGCTCTCGCGCACCTCGCGCTGGATCTGTGCCCGGGTGAGTGCGCTGTTGGTCTGCATCAGAAAGCGGCGCAGGCCGCAGCCGTAGTCGGGCAGCATCAGCCGCTCGCCAGGCTCGGTATCGAGCAGGATGGCGATGCTCTGGCGCACCTTCTCCGGTCCGTCGACAACGGGCAGCCGGCCTGCCCCATCGGGGGCGAGCGGCAGCCCAAGGCCGGCGCCCAGTACCAGTCGGCTGGTGCGGCTCATGCGTATTCCCCGGTGGTGGGCAGCTGGGTTTCGTATTTCCACTGCGAGATGCGCCGCGGCTCGAAGCGCAGCCGCCCGGTCAGATCGAGCCGGCTGCCCAGCTCGCTCGGGTCGTCCGGCGTGCTCAGCCGCGACTGCTCGTTGAGCACGTTGCTCAGTCCCACCAGCGGCGCATTGGTCAGGCGGTCCAGGTCCTGCCGGATGGCGTGGGCGCGTGCCAGGTGCTCGGGGTTGGCGATGCCGCCGGCCCCGCGTGGCAGGCCGGATGCCTCGGCCAGCGCATGCGGCAGCGACTGCGCGCTGTTGTCCGGCGAGACTTCGAGCAGTGCGGCACGCACCATGTCGCCGTCCAGCACGTCACCCCCGACCTCGATGCGGAACGCCGCGTCGTCCACCCCCACCGCCAGGTCCAGCCCGGCGTCGATCCCCACCTTGGGCGGGATGGCCGCAAGCTCGGTCTGCAGCGCGCCTTCGAACTTGAAGCTGGGCAGGATGCAGAACTTGAACGCCAGCAGGAACCACAGCTGGAAGATGAACACCACAATGGGCAGGAACAGCGACAGCACGAACAGCGCCACCAGCGTGATCAACGGGATGGAGAAATGGCACACCGCACCCGGCCCCATGCTGCCGCCGGTGACCGCGCCGCCCTCCACCTTGGGATGCAGCGACTGCGGCTGCACGAACTTGACCGGCGACAGCGAACCCACCGGCCGTGCCAGTGCCTGTGCCGCCAGTTCGGCGAGGTTGGGCATCTGGATGGTGACCGGCCGGTTGGCGCTGCCCATCGGATCGCTCGGTGCGGCAAGGCGGTAGCGCGGCAGCGGCGCGCTCCAGGTGAGCGCACCGTCGCAATCCGGCGCGCGCGCGTTCAGGCCGGCGCCGGGACAGGCGCAATCGTGGCGGCGGAAGAAGGCACGGATCTCGTAGATGCTGCGCTCGTCGAAACGCGGATCGCCGGCGTTGGTGGTCTCGAACGCGCTGGTGGGCACCACGCCGAAGTAGAGCGCGCGTCCGCGCGCAGCGTGGTCGGTCACCTTGGGATCGGCAAACACCCGGTAGAGCGGGAACCAGGCCTCGGTCAGCGTCTGTGGCGTTTCCTCCACCGGCTGCCACTGTCCGATGCCGCGGTGCTCGCCGGGCACCCAGCCCTGGGCGAAATCGACCACGCCGTGCTCGGCCTGCCATCCGGCGAGCAGCGCGCGCTGGCGCAGCACCTCGTCATGGGCGGCAGCGCGCCGGGCCTCGAATTCGCCGTGGGCCTTGAGCCGGGCGTTGCGCGCCGCGCGCTGGCGGGCAGCAGCGGGGCGCAACGGGATGGTCTCCTCCAGCCCGGCCAGCACCGCCTGGGCCGAGACCAGGTCGCGCAGCCGGCGCCCGCCCTCGGCACTGGCTTCCTGCGGTACCGCCAGCCGGCGCCGGCGCACCACGAAGCCGGCCTGACACACCGCCTCGGCCGGCACCGCCGGCATCCCGGGCGCATCGCAATGCAGCTCGCACACCACCAGATAGTGCCGGGCATGCGCCGGCAGGAAGAGCTTGCGCAGCCCCGAGGGCACCAGCGACGAGCGGCGCAGGTCGGTGGCCGGGTCACCCTGCCGCCAGGGCGTGCCGTCCGCCTTGAGCGGGAAGAACGCGGCAAGCTTGCCGGCAAAGCGCGTGGCCGGCAGCGTGACGTAGTGCAGGTTGTAGATCTGGTCGTCGTCGTCGAACCGCAGCGAGTGCTGCGGGTCGCGCAGGAAGTCGTTGACGAAGTCGTCGCTGGCGAACTTCTGCAGCACCGGCGCCGTGCCGCGCCCGGACGAGGGCACACCGGCCTTGTCCCAGCGGTACCAGGGCGCGGTGACGCGCCAGGGATGGGCAGCATTCATCGCAGTGGCTCCGGCAGGCAGGCCGTTGCCCCGCCGCTGCCGACCGGCAGCGGCGGGATGGGGCGGTGGCGGGTCCGGATCACCATACGTTGCCTGCTCCCGGCGTGTAGCTGGGCGAGACCACCGATTGGGTGATCAGCGTCTGGCATACCACCGTGCCGTCGCAATTGACCATCGGGGCATGGACATTGACCGCGCTGGCGTTGACCTCCACCGTGGCATTGGCGGTGATGCTGACCTGCCCGGCGGCATTCATCTCGATCCTGCAGCCGTTGGCGTGCTGCAGCGTCACCTGCTGGGCCGCATCGTCCAGCACCAACCGATGGCCGCTTTGCAGCGACAGCGTCACCTTGGCCGCGCCGGCGCTGTCGTCGAACTCCAGCAGGCT is a genomic window containing:
- a CDS encoding putative baseplate assembly protein, with translation MPLPSPILDDRSYAQLAQELKARIPVYNPDWTDHNESDPAITLLELFAFQAENLLYRFNQVPEATYLEFLRLLQVPLRPAQAARALLALTTEMPQGVPVPQKTLARAGQLAFQTLTELTAWPLDAQAVARIGVAAPDADAEPEVYEFALRTALALPPALAEQPRVYFETRLLQPGEPLDLTASVDGMLWVALLAGSGYEAARLPGAVLNLGFEADAPAAPLAQSAPCAGLAGQASAPQLQWQVSTARPLRHGQPQYVPLALLGDSTRGLSQSGVLRLQLPRVAQDIGLPETDPDLAGAGDFPPPLPDELAARTVAWLRVFRRDGSTPGRFKLVVLNATEAEHARVAAPQFVGEGNAQPGQVYRLAHAPVLPDNASDAIRLEVEEAGQWLPYTRVDDFFGSQRESRHFVLDAEAGLVRFGDGLRGRLPQWGERIRCWGYRHGGGAAGNVPAGAIDKLELSGVKAANPLPAHGGADPEGLEEALARIPGELRRRDRAVTAGDFRELAAMTPGVQLGRAECLPRFWPQAPQVEAAGVVSVMVWPQHDAAHPDAPQPDAALLRAVCQWLDARRLVTTELYVIAPVYRKVAVSVAVHVKPGYGVEAVRRWVELVLRQYLAPLPPYGPEGRGWPLGRRVHGPELEAAALQVEGVEYLDALDVAGWDGEHWQPGTVTLARHEVPELAAISVVDGLPLPPPGEGVAPQPPDGVVLPLPVIRERC
- a CDS encoding phage tail protein; translation: MMPEPQARFAIVTGTPAWLRCAFEHAALVDGVVQLAWQGDDTVGEPGPIVDPAGAGLAFGPGCRLYRSVPREGRIERLLWGDYDPLHPQRPVPVADVIAATPAPPAGDFAPAGAWLPAFTPRALACDDDGHLFVLDAAHDAVLIFDLPRRRLLRRVAVPAGAVDLAWSGGWLYGLSATPARLWRLSATRAVRLVEIALDALAAPARLAILADGRCVLLDAAHTMAAALWLLARRPGGWHPPRRLTLADGIAAHASDLLAQPGADGERLVLARRPNEDFLRLDLAALALSEPLSARGYDGMGIALAPDGRIAYWSEAGLRHAVAARPRYDAAGRVVLFRLDSGREQTVWGRVLLDACLPHGTQLRVHAHASDDEDPLPRLLRSAPAGSALQPIPLPEATPLPPVAWLAGLPSQGGTLFRRVDGTEQPWPGAPDVFATFEAPCGSAPGRYLWLALDLAGTSRATPRVRCVRAEHPGHDWLKRLPQLYSREPATRDFLYRYLLPLAGLSDELAHQSDQRHALLKPASAPEPVLPWLAGWLGLALDERLSETARRTLLAEAIPLLRLRGTPAGLTRLLEIATGLPVRLVERWRFRGLGQVGEAADGRRERAVVGFGLRVGARAGEQDGVADADAATQAFAAHAHRFAVMVLGSLTEEQQRLVRDLLEAHRPAHTLYELCTIDAGMRVGLALHLGLSSIIGRGAGFVPLAVGGPLGQGRTLGHADGALKPDVSRLDDGSRLR
- a CDS encoding GPW/gp25 family protein; this translates as MSRTSRLVLGAGLGLPLAPDGAGRLPVVDGPEKVRQSIAILLDTEPGERLMLPDYGCGLRRFLMQTNSALTRAQIQREVRESLKRWEPRIAVGDVAVVPGRDPSLVLVQIDYTHLRDGSRDNLVYPFYLA